The Kineothrix sp. MB12-C1 genome includes a window with the following:
- a CDS encoding spore coat associated protein CotJA, with amino-acid sequence MQDYNFNEYFDRFPVAMAYVPWQHLTQIYEDLDKAYCLGTIFPELTKPFTGRRCVK; translated from the coding sequence ATGCAGGACTATAATTTTAATGAATATTTTGACCGCTTTCCTGTAGCTATGGCATATGTGCCCTGGCAGCATTTAACTCAAATCTACGAGGACTTGGATAAAGCTTATTGTCTTGGAACCATTTTCCCGGAACTGACAAAACCTTTCACGGGAAGGAGATGCGTAAAATGA
- a CDS encoding spore coat protein CotJB: MNQKMSAEQENMLHNIGVIDFVTVEMTLYLDTHPMDREAMEYFNHYMRIKNQMMRDYANKYGPLSLSVADTSCKEWKWAVQPMPWEGGC, translated from the coding sequence ATGAATCAAAAAATGAGTGCAGAGCAGGAAAATATGCTGCATAATATCGGCGTTATCGATTTCGTTACGGTAGAAATGACGCTGTATCTTGACACTCACCCAATGGACAGAGAGGCCATGGAATATTTTAACCATTATATGCGCATAAAAAACCAGATGATGCGTGATTATGCAAACAAATACGGACCTCTTTCTCTTTCTGTCGCAGACACAAGCTGTAAAGAGTGGAAATGGGCAGTGCAACCGATGCCTTGGGAAGGAGGATGTTAG